Proteins co-encoded in one Nicotiana sylvestris chromosome 7, ASM39365v2, whole genome shotgun sequence genomic window:
- the LOC104222530 gene encoding uncharacterized protein, whose translation MEAVWNVEDKWRISTQGAVAVLVMCTCSLVIGTCIIAAFRRNIARKRPEDEERCMDDSTNIDCSEPREELGSVKEALTSTARWSQKEKLPPLLVSPGQLEVDFGMQQSHGSNSPMWQRPILMGEKCELPKFSGLILYDERGRATSPGR comes from the coding sequence ATGGAAGCAGTTTGGAATGTAGAAGACAAATGGAGAATATCAACCCAAGGAGCTGTTGCAGTATTGGTAATGTGCACCTGTTCCTTAGTTATTGGAACCTGCATTATTGCTGCTTTCAGGAGAAATATTGCAAGAAAGAGACCAGAAGATGAAGAACGGTGCATGGATGACTCAACAAACATAGACTGTTCGGAGCCACGTGAAGAGTTGGGTTCGGTGAAGGAGGCGCTAACGAGCACTGCACGGTGGAGCCAGAAAGAGAAGCTTCCACCATTGCTCGTTAGTCCAGGTCAGCTTGAAGTTGATTTTGGGATGCAGCAGAGTCACGGTTCAAATTCACCTATGTGGCAAAGGCCTATACTAATGGGTGAAAAGTGTGAGCTACCAAAGTTCAGTGGACTTATCCTCTATGATGAGAGAGGCCGGGCCACTTCGCCAGGCCGATAA
- the LOC104222529 gene encoding bidirectional sugar transporter SWEET2-like, giving the protein MVPLASSQTLEICKDAAGIAGNIFAFGLFLSPIPTFRRIMRNQSTEQFSGLPYIYGLLNCLICAWYGTPLVSPDNLLVTTVNSVGAVFQLAYIVLFVMHTEKEKKFRMLGCILTVFGLFAIIVIGSLLILDLQLRRIIIGSLSCASLISMFASPLFIINLVIRTRSVEFMPFYLSLSTFLMSASFFLYGTFSFDLFIYVPNGIGTLLGVVQLLLFAYYKNSSTGDSTEHLVVSYS; this is encoded by the exons ATGGTTCCTTTGGCTTCGTCTCAAACTCTGGAAATTTGTAAAGATGCAGCTGGAATCGCCG GGAACATCTTTGCTTTTGGGTTGTTCCTGTCTCCAAT ACCTACATTCAGGAGAATAATGAGAAATCAATCAACCGAACAGTTCTCGGGGTTGCCATACATATATGGGCTCTTGAACTGCTTGATCTGTGCTTGGTACGGCACACCTCTTGTATCTCCTGACAATTTGTTGGTAACAACAGTCAATTCAGTTGGTGCTGTTTTTCAACTTGCCTACATTGTACTTTTTGTAATGCATACAGAGAAAGAGAAAAAG TTCAGGATGCTGGGATGCATACTCACAGTCTTTGGCCTATTTGCAATTATTGTAATTGGAAGCTTGCTTATACTTGACCTTCAACTCCGGCGCATCATTATTGGCTCCCTGAGTTGTGCTTCCCTCATATCAATGTTTGCCTCCCCACTGTTTATTATT AATCTGGTGATCAGGACCAGGAGCGTCGAATTCATGCCATTTTACCTGTCCCTCTCCACCTTCCTAATGAGTGCCTCTTTCTTTTTGTATGGAACTTTCAGTTTTGATCTGTTTATATAT GTGCCAAATGGCATTGGAACACTTTTAGGAGTCGTACAATTGCTTTTATTTGCATATTACAAAAATTCTTCAACGGGAGACTCTACTGAACACTTAGTAGTGTCTTATTCATGA